The Roseateles sp. XES5 genome window below encodes:
- a CDS encoding aldehyde dehydrogenase has translation MTTSIDWRARAASLKFRNGLFIDGRFRDAAKGGRFETVNPANAQVLTAVARGTAEDVDAAVASARRAFEDGRWSGKSPAERKAVLLRLAALIRENVPELALLDTLDMGKPISDSSTIDAPGSAHFFEWHAEAIDKLYDEIAPTGRGDLAMIRRVPLGVIGAVVPWNFPLDMATWKLAPALATGNSVVLKPAEQSPLSALMLAELASEAGLPDGVLNVVPGFGEDAGRALGLHPDVDALVFTGSTKVGKLFMTYAGESNMKQVWLETGGKSPNLVFADADLDKAAEMAAFGILFNSGEVCSANSRLLVHRSVQEEFTEKLIAATSAWPLGDPLDIATRMGPLVEKSHADRVAAYIDIGRKEARLAHGGTRETRDGSDCYIQPTIFNEVAPDARIAREEIFGPVLAITPFDSDEEALRIANDSEYGLAASVWTRDLSRALSVSDRLNAGTVSVNTVDALSAMTPFGGVKQSGFGRDLSIHSFDKYCSLKTVWVKY, from the coding sequence CGTTTCCGCGATGCGGCGAAAGGCGGCCGTTTCGAGACCGTCAATCCGGCCAATGCCCAGGTGCTGACCGCCGTTGCCCGCGGCACGGCGGAAGACGTCGACGCCGCCGTCGCTTCGGCCCGCCGCGCCTTCGAGGATGGGCGCTGGTCGGGCAAGTCGCCGGCCGAACGCAAGGCGGTGCTGCTTCGCCTTGCCGCCCTGATCCGCGAGAACGTGCCGGAACTTGCCCTGCTCGACACGCTCGACATGGGCAAGCCGATCAGCGACAGCTCGACCATCGACGCGCCCGGCTCGGCGCATTTCTTCGAATGGCATGCCGAGGCCATCGACAAGCTCTATGACGAGATCGCCCCCACCGGGCGCGGTGACCTCGCCATGATCCGCCGCGTGCCGCTCGGCGTCATCGGCGCCGTCGTACCGTGGAATTTCCCGCTCGACATGGCGACCTGGAAGCTCGCGCCGGCGCTGGCGACCGGCAACTCCGTCGTGCTGAAGCCGGCCGAACAGTCCCCGCTCTCCGCCCTGATGCTGGCCGAGCTTGCCTCGGAGGCGGGCCTGCCGGACGGCGTGCTCAACGTCGTGCCCGGCTTCGGCGAGGATGCCGGCCGTGCGCTCGGCCTGCACCCGGATGTCGATGCCCTCGTCTTCACCGGCTCCACCAAGGTCGGCAAGCTCTTCATGACCTATGCGGGCGAGAGCAACATGAAGCAGGTCTGGCTGGAGACGGGCGGCAAGTCGCCGAACCTCGTCTTCGCCGACGCCGACCTCGACAAGGCGGCCGAGATGGCGGCCTTCGGCATCCTGTTCAATTCCGGCGAGGTCTGTTCGGCCAATTCCCGCCTCCTCGTGCACCGCTCCGTGCAGGAGGAATTCACCGAAAAGCTGATCGCCGCGACATCGGCCTGGCCGCTCGGCGATCCGCTCGACATCGCCACCCGCATGGGCCCGCTGGTGGAAAAGAGCCATGCCGACCGCGTCGCCGCCTATATCGACATCGGCCGCAAGGAAGCCCGTCTCGCCCATGGCGGCACGCGCGAGACGCGCGACGGCTCGGACTGCTACATTCAACCGACCATCTTCAACGAGGTCGCGCCGGACGCCCGCATCGCGCGGGAGGAAATCTTCGGCCCCGTGCTCGCCATCACGCCCTTCGACAGCGACGAAGAGGCACTGCGCATCGCAAACGACAGCGAATACGGCCTCGCCGCTTCCGTCTGGACGCGGGATCTTTCCCGTGCGCTCTCGGTCTCGGACCGGCTGAACGCCGGCACGGTCTCCGTCAACACGGTCGATGCCCTCTCCGCCATGACGCCCTTCGGCGGCGTCAAGCAGTCCGGTTTCGGCCGCGACCTCTCGATCCACAGCTTCGACAAGTATTGCTCGCTCAAAACCGTGTGGGTGAAATACTAG
- a CDS encoding FAD-dependent oxidoreductase: protein MRDAKYDILFEPLAIGPHVAKNRFYQVPHCNGGGYRDPSAAAAMRGIKSEGGWGVIFTEQTEMHHTSEITPFIELRLWEDKDIPGLRRMSDAMKVHGALAGIQLAYSGINGPNFYTKEVPLAPSALPIRTFTNDPVQARALDRSDIKDLRRWFVNAARRSKVAGFDLICLYGAHGFGIFQHFLSRATNQRTDEYGGSLENRSRFAREVVADIRDAVGDTTAITMRVSLDETIGELGFSNAEVREFVEMNADLPDLWDLAHGAWEDCSGPSRFKEEGAQELLVKGIRELSSRPVVGVGRFTSPDVMARMIRQGVLDFIGCARPSIADPFLPKKIEEGRIEDIRECIGCNMCITGDMTMSISRCTQNPTFMEEWRKGWHPERMNEKGESQTVLVVGAGPAGLEATRALSLRGYDVTLAEATTTLGGRVARERLLPGLSAWGRVVDYRQYQISQRTNVETYFDSRLTAEDVLGFGFEHVAIATGSHWRRDGVARQHVVPMPIDPAMTVWTPDDVMAKVHPENLAGKTVVVYDDDHYYMGGVMAEVMAKAGAKVILVTPSAYVSDWTRNTLEQGAIHVRLDDLGVDIRLNRGVTAIRTGEVETNCTYTGRKTAIGCDAVVMVASRLAEDALYNDLITRQADWADAGIKTVKIIGDASAPAPIAWATYAGHRYARELDTPDIGDALPFRREVTQLEPA, encoded by the coding sequence ATGCGCGACGCCAAATACGATATCCTGTTCGAACCCCTCGCGATCGGCCCGCATGTCGCGAAGAACCGGTTCTACCAGGTGCCGCATTGCAATGGCGGCGGCTACCGCGATCCGTCCGCGGCCGCGGCCATGCGCGGCATCAAGTCGGAAGGCGGCTGGGGCGTCATCTTCACCGAGCAGACCGAGATGCACCACACCTCGGAAATCACGCCCTTCATCGAGCTGCGCCTTTGGGAAGACAAGGACATTCCCGGCCTTCGCCGCATGTCCGACGCCATGAAGGTGCATGGTGCCCTCGCCGGCATCCAGCTTGCCTATTCCGGCATCAACGGCCCGAACTTCTACACCAAGGAAGTGCCGCTTGCCCCCTCCGCCCTGCCGATCCGCACCTTCACCAACGACCCGGTGCAGGCCCGCGCCCTCGACAGGTCCGACATCAAGGATCTGCGCCGCTGGTTCGTCAACGCCGCCAGGCGCTCCAAGGTCGCCGGCTTCGACCTCATCTGTCTTTACGGCGCGCACGGCTTCGGCATCTTCCAGCACTTCCTGTCGCGCGCCACCAACCAGCGCACGGACGAATATGGCGGCAGCCTCGAAAACCGGTCGCGCTTCGCCCGCGAGGTCGTTGCCGATATCCGCGACGCCGTCGGCGACACGACCGCGATCACCATGCGCGTCAGCCTCGACGAGACCATTGGCGAACTCGGCTTCTCCAATGCCGAAGTGCGCGAATTCGTCGAGATGAATGCCGACCTGCCCGACCTCTGGGACCTTGCGCACGGCGCCTGGGAAGACTGTTCCGGCCCTTCGCGCTTCAAGGAAGAGGGCGCGCAGGAACTTCTGGTCAAGGGCATCCGCGAGCTCTCCTCCCGGCCCGTCGTCGGCGTCGGCCGCTTCACCTCGCCGGACGTCATGGCGCGCATGATCCGCCAGGGCGTGCTCGACTTCATCGGCTGCGCCCGCCCGTCGATCGCCGACCCCTTCCTGCCGAAGAAGATCGAGGAAGGCCGCATCGAGGACATCCGCGAATGCATCGGCTGCAACATGTGCATTACCGGCGACATGACCATGTCGATCAGCCGCTGCACGCAGAACCCGACCTTCATGGAAGAATGGCGCAAGGGCTGGCACCCGGAGCGCATGAACGAGAAGGGCGAAAGCCAGACGGTGTTGGTCGTCGGTGCCGGCCCCGCGGGTCTCGAAGCCACGCGCGCCCTGTCGCTGCGCGGCTATGACGTGACACTGGCCGAGGCCACGACGACGCTGGGCGGCCGCGTGGCCCGCGAGCGCCTGCTGCCCGGCCTTTCCGCCTGGGGCCGGGTCGTGGATTATCGCCAATACCAGATTTCCCAGCGCACCAATGTCGAGACCTATTTCGACAGCCGCCTGACGGCGGAGGACGTGCTGGGCTTCGGCTTCGAGCATGTCGCCATCGCCACCGGCTCGCACTGGCGGCGCGATGGCGTCGCCCGCCAGCACGTCGTGCCCATGCCGATCGATCCGGCCATGACCGTCTGGACGCCCGACGACGTCATGGCGAAGGTTCACCCCGAAAACCTCGCTGGCAAGACCGTCGTCGTCTACGACGACGACCACTATTACATGGGCGGCGTGATGGCCGAGGTCATGGCGAAGGCCGGCGCCAAGGTCATTCTCGTCACGCCCTCCGCCTATGTCTCCGACTGGACGCGCAACACGCTCGAGCAGGGCGCGATCCATGTGCGCCTCGACGATCTCGGCGTCGACATCCGTCTCAACCGAGGCGTCACCGCCATCCGCACCGGCGAGGTCGAGACCAACTGCACCTATACCGGCCGGAAGACCGCCATCGGCTGCGACGCCGTCGTCATGGTCGCCTCCCGTCTTGCCGAGGACGCGCTCTACAACGACCTGATCACCCGGCAGGCGGACTGGGCCGATGCCGGCATCAAGACGGTCAAGATCATCGGCGATGCCAGCGCCCCGGCCCCCATAGCCTGGGCGACCTATGCCGGCCATCGCTATGCGCGGGAACTGGACACGCCCGATATCGGCGACGCCCTGCCCTTCCGCCGCGAAGTCACCCAGCTCGAACCGGCATGA
- a CDS encoding ABC transporter ATP-binding protein, with amino-acid sequence MTEPKAIEVKSVSKSFGAYQALKSVSFHIGSNDFLTILGPSGCGKSTLLRIVAGFESPDSGSILLNGREVVAIPPHKRRVNTVFQSYALFPHMTLEQNVAYGLENLGWEQARIRTRVGEMLERVHMGAMAKRKPAQLSGGQRQRIALARALAPEPEVLLLDEPLSALDLKLRQAMRDELRTLQRDTGITFVFVTHDQEEALDMSDRIAVLGGGEVQQIGTPSEIYEEPVNRFVADFVGETNFLDVEVLEAGVGEATIRMPFGLAITVPATGPTDRGRATLSVRPEKINLGNQAEGVTFEGRITHKNYMGGYTHYTLDVAGTELRASRRNASREGDTIPLGATVPVGFVAGSARVLSA; translated from the coding sequence ATGACTGAGCCCAAGGCCATCGAAGTGAAGTCGGTCTCCAAAAGCTTCGGGGCCTATCAGGCGCTGAAATCGGTCAGCTTCCATATCGGCAGCAACGACTTCCTGACCATCCTCGGCCCCTCGGGCTGCGGCAAGAGCACCCTGCTGCGCATCGTCGCCGGCTTCGAAAGCCCCGATAGCGGCTCGATCCTCCTCAACGGCAGGGAAGTCGTCGCCATCCCGCCGCACAAGCGGCGGGTCAACACCGTCTTCCAGAGCTACGCCCTCTTCCCGCACATGACGCTGGAGCAGAACGTCGCCTACGGCCTCGAAAACCTCGGCTGGGAACAGGCGCGCATCAGGACCCGCGTCGGCGAAATGCTGGAGCGCGTGCATATGGGGGCGATGGCGAAACGCAAGCCCGCCCAGCTTTCCGGCGGCCAGCGCCAGCGCATCGCCCTTGCCCGGGCGCTCGCGCCCGAACCGGAGGTTCTGCTGCTCGACGAACCGCTCTCCGCCCTCGATCTTAAGCTGCGCCAGGCGATGCGCGACGAGCTTCGCACGCTGCAGCGCGATACCGGCATCACCTTCGTCTTCGTCACGCACGATCAGGAAGAGGCGCTCGACATGTCGGACCGCATCGCCGTGCTCGGCGGCGGCGAGGTGCAGCAGATCGGCACGCCGTCCGAGATCTACGAGGAACCGGTCAACCGCTTCGTCGCCGATTTCGTCGGCGAGACGAACTTCCTCGACGTGGAGGTGCTGGAAGCCGGCGTGGGCGAGGCGACCATCCGCATGCCCTTCGGCCTTGCGATCACCGTGCCGGCGACCGGCCCGACCGACAGGGGCCGCGCGACGCTTTCGGTCCGGCCGGAGAAGATCAATCTCGGCAACCAGGCCGAGGGCGTGACCTTCGAGGGCCGCATCACCCACAAGAACTACATGGGCGGCTATACCCACTACACGCTCGACGTCGCGGGCACGGAACTGCGCGCCTCACGGCGCAATGCGTCCCGCGAAGGCGACACGATCCCGCTCGGCGCGACGGTCCCCGTCGGCTTCGTCGCCGGCTCGGCGCGGGTGCTGTCGGCATGA
- a CDS encoding ABC transporter permease: MTESALHIPAETARGPRARFWHDLSFWGLLPSRLLMGFALILPIFIIAAVSVATRGAYGGFTWDVNFAGYSQILFNEGWTGELEFTPQYLLIIGRTFLLAGATTLICLLFAVPVAYFISRQPPGRKAALVYLVTLPFWVSMILRVYAWMIILGKDGTLPNLLETLGFPAGMSFMFNDGATLTAMVYTAMPLMVLPVFASIEKLDGTLIEASHDLYGDRWVTLRRVILPLTAPGLTAGAILVFVPALGAVLEPTLMGGGKQMMMGSLIQLQFGGGRNWPFGAAIAMTLMALVMLFLIATALRAARREATP, from the coding sequence ATGACGGAGAGCGCCCTCCATATCCCCGCCGAAACGGCGCGCGGCCCCCGCGCCCGTTTCTGGCACGACCTGTCTTTCTGGGGCCTCCTGCCCTCGCGGCTCCTGATGGGCTTCGCGCTCATCCTGCCGATCTTCATCATCGCCGCGGTGTCGGTGGCAACGCGCGGCGCCTATGGCGGCTTCACCTGGGACGTCAACTTCGCCGGCTACAGCCAGATCCTCTTCAACGAGGGCTGGACGGGCGAGCTCGAATTCACCCCGCAATATCTCCTCATCATCGGCCGCACCTTCCTGCTCGCCGGCGCGACGACGCTGATCTGCCTCCTCTTCGCCGTGCCGGTCGCCTATTTCATCTCGCGCCAGCCGCCGGGCCGCAAGGCGGCGCTCGTCTATCTCGTCACGCTGCCGTTCTGGGTCTCGATGATCCTGCGCGTCTATGCCTGGATGATCATTCTCGGCAAGGACGGCACGCTGCCGAACCTTCTCGAAACGCTGGGCTTTCCCGCCGGCATGAGCTTCATGTTCAACGACGGCGCGACGCTGACGGCCATGGTCTATACCGCCATGCCGCTGATGGTGCTGCCGGTCTTCGCCTCCATCGAGAAGCTGGACGGAACCCTGATCGAGGCCTCGCACGACCTCTACGGCGACCGCTGGGTGACTCTGCGCCGGGTGATCCTGCCGCTGACGGCGCCGGGCCTGACCGCAGGCGCCATCCTCGTCTTCGTGCCTGCGCTCGGCGCGGTGCTGGAGCCGACGCTGATGGGCGGCGGCAAGCAGATGATGATGGGCTCGCTCATCCAGCTGCAGTTCGGCGGCGGTCGCAACTGGCCCTTCGGCGCGGCCATCGCCATGACGCTGATGGCGCTCGTCATGCTCTTCCTGATCGCCACCGCGCTGCGCGCCGCCCGCCGGGAGGCGACGCCATGA
- a CDS encoding ABC transporter permease yields the protein MSIHHDVKRYPGLGPLTVFFFLYLYAPLAVIVVYSFNANRVAGVWTGFSLKWYGSALNNAALMNALKISLTVAAVATVVSTLIALSAALAIIRGKNLRFRRLSETIVNLPLLLPEIVLAVATLILFSLLDIQNGMVRLIIAHSAFCTPFAFLPIRARLQGMSLDLEEASADLYADRWTTFRRVTLPLIFPGVFSGAMLAFLISMDDFITSNLLSTGGSTTLPVYVFSLIRAGTSPELNAIATLLILASLVLATVALLVAARGARENAEP from the coding sequence ATGAGCATCCACCACGACGTCAAGCGTTATCCGGGGCTCGGCCCCCTCACCGTCTTCTTCTTTCTCTATCTCTATGCACCGCTCGCGGTCATCGTCGTCTATTCCTTCAACGCCAATCGCGTGGCCGGCGTCTGGACCGGCTTCTCGCTGAAATGGTACGGCTCGGCGCTCAACAATGCCGCGCTGATGAACGCGCTGAAGATCTCGCTGACCGTCGCCGCGGTCGCCACCGTCGTCTCCACGCTGATCGCGCTGTCCGCCGCGCTTGCCATCATCCGCGGCAAGAACCTGCGCTTCCGCAGGCTGTCGGAGACGATCGTCAACCTGCCGCTGCTGCTGCCGGAAATCGTGCTCGCCGTCGCGACGCTCATCCTCTTCTCGCTGCTCGACATCCAGAACGGCATGGTGCGGCTCATCATCGCCCATTCCGCCTTCTGCACGCCCTTCGCCTTCCTGCCGATCCGCGCCCGCCTGCAGGGCATGTCGCTCGATCTGGAAGAGGCGAGCGCCGATCTCTATGCCGACCGCTGGACGACCTTCCGCCGCGTGACGCTGCCGCTGATCTTCCCGGGCGTCTTCTCGGGCGCGATGCTCGCCTTCCTCATTTCGATGGATGACTTCATCACCTCGAACCTGCTGTCGACCGGCGGCTCGACGACGCTGCCGGTCTATGTCTTCTCGCTGATCCGCGCCGGCACCTCGCCGGAGCTGAACGCCATCGCGACGCTGCTGATCCTCGCCTCGCTCGTCCTTGCCACCGTCGCGCTTCTCGTCGCCGCGCGCGGTGCCCGTGAAAATGCCGAACCATAA
- a CDS encoding extracellular solute-binding protein: protein MKTYLAATAIALCFATGAQAAGELNIYAWAESISPDLIAKFSKENDVKVNVDSFTSNEDLLTKLQAGSSGYDIATPSQHFLRVMIDQGIIENFEANKLKAYENIEEKWRNQWWDEKQEYSIPLAYGTAGFVVNTDQYKGPTDSFKYFFEPDGELKGKIALLSYPDEVIGAAQLYLGVPFCSEDQAEMKKVLDLLMAQKPSVAVYSSDNIASRLASGEVSAHFWWDGDSLRARKTGSPVKLAMTKEGLVGWMDSYVIPKDAPNRDNAVKFIEFMSTAENATEQMNFYSHSSPMKVIQDKVVNTKETAPELYPEVPITFSRTCSAAAQDLVTRVWTQLLQ, encoded by the coding sequence ATGAAGACGTATCTTGCAGCCACCGCCATCGCCCTTTGCTTCGCCACGGGCGCTCAGGCCGCCGGAGAACTCAACATTTATGCCTGGGCCGAATCCATTTCGCCCGACCTCATCGCGAAATTCTCGAAGGAGAACGACGTGAAGGTGAATGTCGACAGCTTCACCTCCAACGAGGACCTCCTGACCAAGCTGCAGGCCGGCTCCTCCGGCTACGATATCGCAACGCCCTCGCAACACTTCCTGCGCGTGATGATCGACCAGGGCATCATCGAGAACTTCGAGGCCAACAAGCTGAAGGCCTATGAGAACATCGAGGAGAAGTGGCGTAACCAGTGGTGGGACGAGAAGCAGGAATATTCCATTCCGCTCGCCTACGGCACGGCCGGCTTCGTGGTGAATACGGACCAGTACAAGGGCCCGACCGACAGCTTCAAGTATTTCTTCGAGCCGGACGGCGAACTGAAGGGCAAGATCGCACTCCTCTCCTATCCCGACGAGGTGATCGGCGCCGCCCAGCTCTATCTCGGCGTGCCCTTCTGCTCGGAAGACCAGGCGGAGATGAAGAAGGTGCTGGACCTGCTGATGGCGCAGAAACCGTCCGTTGCCGTCTACTCCTCCGACAATATCGCAAGCCGCCTCGCCTCCGGCGAAGTCTCGGCGCATTTCTGGTGGGATGGCGACTCCCTGCGCGCCCGCAAGACCGGCTCGCCGGTCAAGCTCGCCATGACCAAGGAAGGCCTCGTCGGCTGGATGGACAGCTACGTCATTCCGAAGGACGCGCCGAACCGCGACAATGCGGTGAAGTTCATCGAGTTCATGTCGACGGCGGAGAACGCCACGGAGCAGATGAATTTCTACTCCCATTCCTCGCCCATGAAGGTCATTCAAGACAAGGTCGTCAACACGAAGGAAACCGCGCCGGAACTCTATCCGGAGGTTCCGATCACCTTCTCGCGCACCTGCTCGGCTGCCGCGCAGGATCTGGTGACCCGCGTCTGGACGCAGCTTCTGCAGTAA
- a CDS encoding ABC transporter ATP-binding protein, protein MLELANISTSYGQVSMLRGVSLSVKKGELVCLLGPNGAGKSTTFKALSGLLPLDGGTVSMKGADVTRTGTEKLGALGVGFVPEGRKLFPSLTVRENLKLGYDAASCKTPFEARLEVIYDLFPRVKERIGQQARTMSGGEQAMVALARALIGDPDLLIMDEPSLGLSPKLIDEYFETVARIHAEGRTVLLIEQNAEKALSIADRGYLLVRGQIAVEGTREQMLKDDTIKQMYL, encoded by the coding sequence ATGCTTGAACTTGCCAATATCAGCACCTCCTACGGGCAGGTTTCCATGCTGCGCGGTGTTTCGCTCAGCGTGAAGAAGGGCGAACTCGTCTGCCTTCTCGGCCCGAACGGGGCGGGAAAATCGACCACCTTCAAGGCGCTCTCCGGCCTCCTGCCGCTCGACGGCGGCACGGTTTCGATGAAGGGCGCGGACGTGACCCGCACGGGCACGGAAAAGCTCGGTGCGCTCGGCGTCGGCTTCGTGCCGGAGGGGCGCAAGCTGTTTCCTTCTCTCACGGTGCGCGAAAACCTGAAGCTCGGCTATGACGCCGCCAGCTGCAAGACGCCCTTCGAGGCGCGACTCGAGGTGATCTACGACCTTTTCCCGCGCGTGAAGGAGCGCATCGGCCAGCAGGCACGCACCATGTCCGGCGGGGAGCAGGCCATGGTGGCGCTCGCCCGCGCGCTGATCGGCGATCCGGATCTGCTGATCATGGACGAGCCCTCGCTCGGCCTCTCGCCGAAACTGATCGACGAATATTTCGAGACCGTGGCGCGCATCCATGCCGAGGGGCGCACCGTGCTGCTGATCGAGCAGAATGCGGAAAAGGCCCTGTCGATCGCCGATCGCGGCTATCTGCTGGTGCGCGGCCAGATCGCGGTCGAGGGCACGCGCGAGCAGATGCTGAAGGACGACACGATCAAGCAAATGTATCTCTGA
- a CDS encoding ABC transporter ATP-binding protein, whose amino-acid sequence MTEPLLSLRGLGIRFGGLVAVDDVNFDLPAGHITCIIGPNGAGKSTLFNLITGIYKPTAGSVALNGVDITGLPAHQVAAKGIARTFQSSRLFEDLPILDNVMIGMHSRTRTGVLTALLAPGRARRELAGCADEAGRILKSLSDELFARRHEPAGILPQADRRRLEIARALASKPKLILLDEPSSGMDDRDTADLMADIRRVMAENPGLSFLIIEHDMRLVADLPQDVVVIDYGKKIAHGKFAEVRLLPRVQQAYLGQKAVEDA is encoded by the coding sequence ATGACAGAGCCGCTGCTTTCATTGCGTGGTCTCGGCATCCGCTTCGGGGGGCTGGTGGCCGTCGACGACGTGAATTTCGACCTGCCGGCCGGTCATATCACCTGCATCATCGGGCCGAACGGGGCGGGCAAATCCACGCTGTTCAACCTGATCACCGGCATCTACAAGCCGACCGCCGGCAGCGTCGCCTTGAACGGCGTCGATATCACGGGCCTTCCGGCTCATCAGGTTGCGGCCAAGGGCATTGCCCGCACGTTCCAGTCCTCACGCCTCTTCGAGGACCTGCCGATCCTGGACAATGTGATGATCGGCATGCATTCGCGCACCAGGACCGGCGTCCTGACGGCGCTCCTGGCCCCCGGCCGCGCTCGCCGTGAGCTGGCCGGTTGCGCCGACGAGGCCGGACGCATCCTGAAAAGCCTGTCGGACGAGCTCTTCGCCCGCCGCCACGAGCCCGCAGGCATCCTGCCGCAGGCCGACCGGCGACGGCTGGAGATCGCCCGCGCGCTCGCCTCGAAGCCCAAGCTGATCCTGCTCGACGAACCCTCCTCCGGCATGGACGACCGCGACACGGCCGACTTGATGGCCGATATCCGCCGCGTCATGGCGGAAAATCCCGGCCTGTCCTTCCTCATCATCGAGCACGACATGCGTCTGGTGGCGGACCTGCCGCAGGATGTCGTGGTCATCGATTACGGCAAGAAGATCGCGCACGGCAAATTCGCCGAGGTGCGGCTGTTGCCGCGCGTGCAGCAGGCCTATCTCGGCCAGAAGGCGGTGGAAGATGCTTGA
- a CDS encoding branched-chain amino acid ABC transporter permease, whose amino-acid sequence MSTSAIPSASQSALPPVLIVVLSEIIGAALLWALLTAESTPLVLALFAVMGGAFALIQLRPAIEETIISAFRSSRQLAMALGIVIVLAYPFFLGNNTYALHLVIVALLYSVLALALNFQLGSANIPNFATGATYGIGAYTSALLAINFGLSLWATLPAAALVATAFGFLLGIPSMRARDSYLALVTIAFGIVIHQMLNNLSWTGGPNGLVGIPAPSLFGHSFMQPIVVFGFRLPSQANFYYLAASLLGLAILSAKRLHESRIGLAWNAIRADELAARCQGINVAWYKILAFAVDAFLAAFAGTIYAFYVSYISPDNFTFLVSVTIMTMVIVGGMDNTFGVIVGAFLLTLLPEKLRIFSDYRLLFVSVVVILFLVLRPKGLFPQRPRHYGAHS is encoded by the coding sequence ATGTCCACTTCTGCCATCCCTTCGGCGTCGCAGTCCGCCTTACCGCCCGTCCTTATCGTCGTGCTTTCCGAGATCATCGGCGCCGCCCTGCTCTGGGCGTTGCTGACGGCGGAATCGACGCCCCTGGTCCTTGCGCTTTTCGCGGTCATGGGCGGTGCTTTCGCGCTGATCCAGCTGCGCCCCGCCATCGAGGAGACGATCATCTCCGCCTTCCGCTCGTCCCGCCAGCTGGCGATGGCGCTTGGCATCGTGATCGTGCTCGCCTATCCGTTCTTCCTCGGTAACAACACCTATGCGCTGCACCTCGTCATCGTCGCGCTGCTCTATTCGGTGCTGGCGCTGGCGCTGAATTTCCAGCTCGGCTCCGCCAATATCCCGAATTTCGCGACCGGAGCGACCTATGGCATCGGCGCCTATACCTCGGCGTTGCTCGCCATCAATTTCGGCCTGTCGCTCTGGGCGACACTGCCGGCCGCGGCCCTCGTTGCCACCGCCTTCGGCTTCCTGCTCGGCATTCCCTCCATGCGGGCACGCGACAGCTATCTCGCGCTCGTGACCATCGCCTTCGGCATCGTCATCCACCAGATGCTGAACAATCTGAGCTGGACCGGCGGTCCGAACGGTCTGGTCGGCATCCCGGCGCCCAGCCTCTTCGGCCATTCCTTCATGCAGCCGATCGTCGTCTTCGGTTTCCGTCTGCCGTCGCAGGCCAATTTCTACTATCTCGCGGCGTCGCTGCTCGGCCTTGCCATCCTCTCGGCCAAGCGCCTGCATGAAAGCCGTATCGGTCTTGCCTGGAACGCCATCCGCGCCGATGAGCTGGCGGCGCGCTGTCAGGGCATCAACGTCGCCTGGTACAAGATCCTCGCCTTCGCGGTGGACGCCTTCCTCGCGGCCTTCGCCGGCACGATCTATGCCTTCTACGTTTCCTACATCTCGCCCGACAATTTCACCTTCCTCGTCTCGGTGACGATCATGACAATGGTCATCGTCGGCGGCATGGACAACACGTTCGGGGTGATCGTTGGCGCCTTCCTGCTCACGCTCCTGCCGGAAAAGCTGCGCATCTTCTCCGATTACCGCCTGCTCTTCGTGTCGGTCGTGGTGATCCTCTTCCTGGTGCTGCGCCCCAAGGGCCTCTTCCCGCAGCGCCCGCGCCATTATGGAGCCCATTCATGA